One Vallitalea pronyensis genomic region harbors:
- a CDS encoding PHP domain-containing protein, with protein MNIMDLHTHTQFSDGDGTVEDIVRVAKEKGIKVGISDHVFCSKMNDMDAIENYLNALDQYDVYKGVEANMKDIIHWPDRLLHQLDYVISSVHTFYDRHTKDRIWLSSYFGYRVGHSSSYKKQYKTEDCEYIMEALLQTIEKCFRQSRVDIYGHCTILPFYDELQGTTFIDGWENEILHLCEKYQVALELSGLWKAPSTHLIKKALNKNIQFSLGSDCHRLTEICNLDYPLTLIQKLNIPQHRMFTIKNNKQS; from the coding sequence ATGAACATAATGGATTTGCATACACACACCCAGTTTTCTGATGGAGACGGAACCGTTGAGGATATTGTAAGGGTTGCTAAAGAAAAAGGCATTAAGGTTGGAATATCTGACCATGTCTTTTGCTCAAAGATGAACGACATGGATGCTATAGAAAACTATTTGAATGCCTTAGATCAATATGACGTATACAAAGGTGTAGAAGCAAACATGAAAGATATCATCCACTGGCCAGACCGATTACTACATCAATTGGATTATGTCATATCAAGTGTGCATACATTCTATGACCGCCATACAAAAGACCGCATATGGTTATCATCCTATTTCGGATACCGAGTAGGCCATAGCTCCAGTTATAAAAAACAATATAAAACAGAAGATTGTGAGTACATTATGGAAGCCTTATTACAAACCATTGAAAAATGCTTTCGTCAATCAAGGGTAGATATCTATGGTCACTGTACCATATTACCATTCTATGATGAACTGCAAGGAACCACCTTCATTGACGGATGGGAAAACGAAATCCTTCACTTATGTGAAAAATACCAAGTAGCCCTAGAACTAAGCGGCCTATGGAAAGCCCCAAGCACCCACCTCATCAAGAAAGCACTCAACAAAAACATCCAATTTTCCCTAGGAAGTGACTGCCACCGCCTCACCGAAATCTGCAACCTGGATTATCCACTAACACTCATCCAAAAACTCAATATCCCCCAACACCGCATGTTTACCATTAAAAATAATAAGCAGTCTTAA
- a CDS encoding response regulator transcription factor: MVKVVVVEDENLTRKGLVLTTPWDDMGCKVVGEAANGLEGIEIIKRVKPHIVITDVRMPKMNGIDMIKALENQSRAKYIILSGFDDFKYAQQAISLGVKEYLLKPVEDRALIDALLKTVKHIHEEQDIYNKDESCSSYLLDFEEYPLDNLEGKKKYVVNAVKYIISNYYHEFTIKDVAEALYISDSYLSRLFKKETGYTFVDYLTRYRIHKATQLLQDDHIKIYQVAELIGFKDSRYFSSIFKKYIGMTPSELREKVNMTSQQ; the protein is encoded by the coding sequence ATGGTAAAAGTTGTCGTAGTTGAAGATGAAAACTTAACGAGAAAAGGGTTAGTACTCACCACCCCTTGGGATGATATGGGCTGCAAAGTTGTCGGTGAAGCAGCTAATGGTTTAGAAGGCATAGAAATCATTAAACGTGTAAAACCCCATATTGTGATAACGGATGTGCGTATGCCTAAAATGAATGGAATCGATATGATTAAAGCCCTTGAAAATCAATCCAGAGCAAAGTATATTATCTTATCAGGTTTTGATGATTTTAAATATGCTCAACAAGCTATATCTTTAGGTGTAAAAGAATATTTACTGAAACCTGTGGAAGATAGGGCGCTTATAGATGCTCTTCTTAAAACAGTAAAACATATCCATGAGGAACAAGATATCTATAATAAAGATGAATCGTGTTCCAGTTACTTGTTAGATTTTGAAGAATATCCTCTTGATAACTTGGAAGGAAAGAAGAAGTACGTGGTCAATGCTGTCAAATACATCATCAGTAACTATTATCACGAATTCACCATAAAAGATGTTGCGGAAGCATTATATATATCGGATAGTTATCTGAGCAGATTATTTAAAAAAGAGACAGGGTATACCTTTGTGGATTACCTCACTAGATACCGCATCCATAAAGCCACTCAGTTATTACAAGATGATCATATTAAAATATACCAAGTGGCAGAATTAATAGGTTTTAAAGACTCTCGATATTTTAGTTCAATTTTTAAGAAATATATCGGTATGACGCCTTCCGAGTTAAGAGAAAAAGTGAACATGACAAGTCAGCAGTAA
- a CDS encoding ABC transporter permease: MKQLRKFFNFWNVVRIVAFATLAITLVYPFVTMLKESFVSQDTGGFTLANYFEFFKYPYYYKTLLNSMSVVLAATFFSTLIGLPMAYITTRYNIWGKSIINIMIILSLLSPPFIGAYSWILLLGRNGFITNLFRNIGIELPPIYGWTGIVLVFSLKFFPYVYLFVSGALKSMDSSIEEAAENLGVSGFKKLMTITFPLILPTITAGALMVFMTSLADFGTPMLIGEGYKVLPVLIYEEYMSEIGGNATIASMLSVIIIICAMAILFVQKFIIAKKSYMMSALRPPKVIALKGGKRFWATFVIFLVAGVAMVQQVVVVITSFIKTKGPIFTKGFSLDSYRMIINKLSTNISNTFLYSTIAIIIMVIAGLLLSYLIVRRKSKVNGLLDILIMFPYVIPGAVLGISLLVAFNDGPIVLSGTATILIIAYVIRKLPYTIRSSTAILYQIDPSIEEASINLGVSPMKTFFKTTARLMAPGVLSGAVLSWITTINELSSSVILYTGRTGTISVAIYTEVVRASFGTAAALASILTVTTIISILVFNKISGGRGITM; this comes from the coding sequence ATGAAGCAGTTAAGGAAATTCTTTAATTTCTGGAATGTGGTCAGAATTGTCGCATTCGCAACATTAGCTATTACGCTTGTATATCCATTCGTCACCATGTTAAAGGAGAGTTTTGTTTCCCAAGATACAGGCGGATTCACTTTAGCCAATTACTTTGAATTTTTTAAGTATCCTTATTACTACAAAACCCTATTAAATAGTATGTCCGTTGTATTAGCTGCTACTTTTTTTTCTACGCTTATCGGTTTGCCAATGGCCTATATCACCACCCGTTACAACATATGGGGTAAATCCATCATTAATATTATGATTATATTATCTTTGCTATCACCTCCATTCATCGGGGCCTATTCATGGATTCTTTTACTGGGGCGTAACGGCTTTATCACCAACTTATTCAGAAATATTGGGATAGAATTACCACCCATCTATGGCTGGACAGGGATTGTGCTGGTCTTTAGTTTGAAATTTTTCCCTTATGTTTACCTATTTGTATCAGGCGCTCTTAAGAGCATGGATTCTTCCATCGAAGAAGCTGCTGAAAACTTAGGTGTATCTGGATTTAAAAAGCTTATGACCATTACATTTCCACTTATTTTACCCACCATTACAGCAGGTGCATTGATGGTATTCATGACATCTCTAGCTGATTTTGGTACACCCATGCTTATTGGTGAGGGGTATAAAGTCCTTCCTGTACTCATCTATGAGGAGTACATGAGTGAAATTGGTGGTAACGCGACGATTGCTAGTATGCTTAGTGTCATTATTATCATCTGTGCCATGGCAATTCTGTTTGTTCAGAAGTTCATTATCGCCAAAAAAAGTTACATGATGAGTGCACTTAGACCACCAAAAGTGATTGCCTTAAAAGGTGGTAAGCGTTTCTGGGCAACATTTGTCATTTTTTTAGTAGCAGGGGTTGCCATGGTTCAACAAGTGGTGGTTGTCATTACTTCTTTTATTAAGACAAAAGGTCCTATCTTTACAAAAGGCTTCAGTTTAGATAGTTATCGTATGATTATTAATAAACTATCCACCAATATTTCCAACACCTTTTTATATTCAACCATTGCCATCATCATCATGGTAATTGCAGGACTGCTCTTGTCTTACTTGATCGTTCGAAGGAAGTCCAAGGTTAATGGACTGCTTGATATACTGATTATGTTCCCATACGTTATCCCAGGAGCTGTACTTGGTATTAGTTTATTGGTTGCATTCAATGACGGACCTATCGTATTAAGTGGTACAGCGACCATTTTGATTATTGCTTATGTCATTCGTAAATTACCTTATACCATTCGTTCATCAACGGCCATATTGTATCAGATAGATCCCAGTATTGAAGAAGCATCCATTAATTTAGGGGTATCCCCTATGAAGACCTTCTTCAAGACAACAGCTAGGTTGATGGCACCCGGTGTATTATCAGGTGCAGTACTGAGTTGGATTACCACCATTAATGAATTGAGTTCCAGTGTTATTTTGTATACAGGTAGAACGGGAACCATTTCTGTAGCTATTTATACGGAGGTCGTTCGTGCAAGCTTTGGTACGGCTGCTGCATTGGCATCTATTTTGACGGTGACGACGATTATTTCTATTTTAGTTTTTAATAAAATTTCTGGTGGTAGGGGTATTACCATGTAG
- a CDS encoding sensor histidine kinase produces the protein MQKPKKAFFHKLLIFFILISIIPPLILTFLGYTFSSKILQDAIYDQAHDSLIQINDSINEFLMEYKTVIDIVEQDIPLQEVLSHHVSLDDYYYQINEKIYFLLASKKYKFPIYILNQKGQAVYETSPLPPIYKGQASSSWGVFRKMNDSNDVVLYPHKFINNTGNTIVFTLGKRIVNDTGQSIGYIVIDIHRDAILNIMNTLGSSKVMDLKLIDPFFYTITDANHAHQEGFFWNSPFREEVSKEKQGKIYVEGNKVPKLLIYHTQSQSELTLIATVPLNIVAENNSYLREKVILSFLLSLSLAILISFIFAKHMVRPISKLAKSMKKVEEGNLTVRVNLNRNDELGVLENSFNQMVVRLKESMDNTIEQQRQLRIAEIKILQAQINPHFLYNTLDAIKWTAKLNQVTEISDIVTHLGNLLRNTINSDQEFITVKESLALLNHYLKIQELRYNDGFEVNMDVATDIMDYKIPKLILQPIVENAVVHGFEHIEEKGILHITGYEKQGDIYFEIHDNGIGMTEEQLATAINKKSDEHIGLYNVDQRLRLYYGEFYKVMIESTYGTGTTITIRIPVNSSLAHEN, from the coding sequence ATGCAAAAACCCAAAAAAGCTTTCTTCCACAAACTCCTCATATTCTTTATACTCATCAGTATCATACCCCCACTCATTCTAACTTTCCTAGGCTACACCTTTTCATCCAAAATCCTACAAGACGCCATCTACGATCAAGCCCACGACAGCTTAATACAAATCAACGACAGCATTAATGAATTCTTAATGGAGTATAAAACAGTCATCGATATCGTAGAACAAGATATCCCCCTACAAGAAGTTTTATCACATCATGTTTCCTTGGATGACTATTACTATCAAATAAATGAGAAAATCTATTTCCTCTTAGCCAGCAAAAAATATAAATTTCCCATATACATCCTTAATCAAAAGGGTCAAGCTGTTTATGAAACATCCCCATTACCTCCTATTTATAAAGGACAGGCTTCCAGCAGCTGGGGTGTATTTCGTAAAATGAATGACAGCAATGACGTGGTGTTATACCCCCACAAGTTCATCAATAATACCGGTAACACCATCGTCTTTACTCTTGGAAAACGCATTGTTAACGATACAGGTCAATCCATAGGGTATATTGTCATTGATATCCATAGAGATGCTATCCTTAATATCATGAATACACTAGGCAGCAGTAAGGTCATGGATCTAAAACTAATCGATCCATTCTTCTACACCATAACCGATGCAAATCATGCCCATCAGGAAGGTTTTTTCTGGAATTCACCATTTCGTGAAGAAGTATCTAAGGAAAAACAGGGGAAAATCTATGTAGAAGGGAATAAAGTACCGAAGCTATTGATCTACCATACCCAAAGTCAATCAGAATTGACTCTTATAGCCACAGTTCCCCTAAATATTGTGGCAGAAAATAATAGTTATCTCCGAGAGAAAGTTATCCTTAGCTTTTTATTAAGCCTTAGTTTAGCCATTCTTATATCCTTTATTTTTGCCAAGCACATGGTACGGCCCATAAGCAAGTTGGCAAAAAGCATGAAAAAAGTAGAGGAAGGCAACTTAACCGTAAGAGTTAATCTGAATCGAAACGATGAATTAGGTGTTCTTGAAAATAGCTTTAATCAGATGGTCGTTCGTTTAAAAGAGTCCATGGATAATACCATCGAACAACAAAGACAACTGAGAATTGCTGAGATTAAAATTTTACAAGCTCAGATTAACCCTCATTTTCTATACAATACATTAGATGCCATCAAATGGACTGCTAAGTTAAACCAAGTGACAGAAATCAGTGATATCGTAACCCATCTTGGCAATCTACTGAGAAACACCATTAACTCAGACCAAGAATTTATCACCGTAAAAGAAAGCCTCGCTCTCCTTAATCATTACCTAAAAATACAAGAGTTAAGGTACAATGATGGTTTTGAAGTAAACATGGATGTAGCAACAGATATCATGGATTATAAGATACCCAAGTTAATTCTACAACCCATTGTAGAAAATGCCGTTGTCCATGGTTTTGAGCACATAGAAGAAAAAGGTATCCTCCATATTACGGGCTATGAAAAACAAGGGGATATCTATTTTGAAATCCATGATAACGGTATTGGTATGACAGAGGAGCAGCTAGCCACAGCCATTAACAAGAAAAGTGATGAACATATTGGCTTGTATAATGTGGATCAACGGTTACGTCTCTATTATGGCGAATTCTATAAAGTGATGATTGAGAGTACCTATGGAACAGGTACAACCATTACCATAAGGATACCGGTTAATTCCAGCCTTGCTCATGAAAATTAG
- a CDS encoding ABC transporter substrate-binding protein has translation MKKLMALLLVLTLGMTMFTACTKKDDKDNQAQPAQQTGDEKDTENDNTSTDDSAETAVTNNLVIYSPHKADMINPIVKEFQETTGIKVDVVAAGTGELLKRVESESNNPLGDVMWGGGAESLNAFKEYFAPYESEEAKAINTVFIDREKTWTGTSPLPMVIMYNKKLVKPEDVPTSWGDLLDEKWTGKIAYADPTRSGSSFTILATMLTAYKAEGDDGWEFINNFYKNLDGKLTSGSSGVYKGVADGEYAVGLTLEKAAMEYINAGAEVGMVYPSEGTSSAPDAIAVIKGAKNEVNAKKFLEFVLTAKTQKFVLDHFASRPVRDDVEMGDNLIKMSEIKLVDYDLQWVSDNKDNIVKKWKDIVIGKY, from the coding sequence ATGAAGAAATTAATGGCTTTATTATTAGTGCTAACTTTAGGTATGACAATGTTTACAGCATGTACTAAGAAAGATGATAAAGATAACCAAGCACAACCAGCTCAACAAACAGGGGATGAAAAAGACACAGAGAATGACAACACAAGTACGGATGACAGTGCAGAGACAGCTGTAACAAATAACTTGGTTATCTATAGCCCACACAAAGCAGATATGATTAACCCCATTGTAAAAGAATTTCAAGAAACAACAGGTATCAAAGTGGATGTGGTAGCTGCTGGTACAGGGGAACTATTAAAGCGAGTTGAATCAGAGAGTAATAACCCACTTGGTGATGTCATGTGGGGCGGTGGCGCAGAGTCGCTTAATGCATTCAAGGAGTATTTTGCGCCTTATGAAAGTGAAGAAGCAAAAGCGATTAATACCGTATTTATCGATAGAGAAAAGACATGGACAGGAACCAGTCCTTTACCCATGGTCATCATGTACAATAAGAAGTTAGTTAAGCCAGAAGATGTGCCTACATCTTGGGGAGATTTACTTGACGAAAAGTGGACAGGTAAGATTGCTTATGCTGACCCAACACGATCCGGTTCATCCTTTACGATTCTTGCGACCATGTTAACGGCTTATAAAGCAGAAGGCGATGATGGATGGGAATTCATTAACAATTTCTACAAAAATCTTGATGGTAAATTAACATCTGGTTCGTCAGGTGTGTACAAAGGTGTTGCTGATGGTGAGTATGCTGTAGGGTTAACCTTAGAAAAAGCAGCTATGGAATATATCAATGCAGGTGCCGAAGTAGGTATGGTATACCCTAGCGAAGGTACATCATCTGCTCCAGATGCAATTGCTGTCATTAAAGGAGCCAAGAATGAAGTAAATGCTAAGAAGTTCTTAGAATTCGTCTTAACGGCTAAGACTCAGAAATTTGTTCTTGACCACTTCGCTTCACGTCCAGTTCGGGACGATGTTGAAATGGGTGATAATCTGATTAAGATGTCAGAGATTAAATTAGTGGACTATGATTTACAGTGGGTATCGGATAACAAAGATAACATTGTTAAGAAGTGGAAGGATATCGTTATTGGTAAGTACTAA
- a CDS encoding tetratricopeptide repeat protein — protein sequence MINIIGCHKNTQSEHVADVSQENREEVKQIFNKAAHLHQEGHHDEALMAYDEVIAIDGDYVEAYYEKGRVLYMMQDYDKAIQILDTAIELKSDYADAYFYKGMIYLALEQYDNALQALDKTLLMDDKKTLAYINKARSLQGLKKYHEAIQTLDLAIEQAPEDDSLYYEKAIIYSLMHHFDDAIKSLAISIEINPNNAKFAKSDPAFSQLSLLEDYQILLGIEDKGSRDDAVDNNKPQDESP from the coding sequence ATGATTAATATAATAGGATGTCATAAGAATACCCAAAGTGAACATGTTGCTGATGTATCTCAAGAAAACAGAGAAGAAGTAAAGCAGATTTTTAATAAAGCTGCTCATTTGCATCAAGAAGGTCATCATGATGAAGCTTTAATGGCTTACGATGAGGTAATTGCTATAGATGGTGATTATGTTGAGGCTTATTATGAAAAAGGCAGGGTTCTGTACATGATGCAAGACTATGACAAAGCCATACAGATCCTTGATACTGCCATTGAACTAAAATCAGATTACGCGGATGCTTACTTTTATAAAGGTATGATATATTTAGCGCTCGAACAATATGATAATGCATTACAAGCACTTGATAAGACCCTTCTTATGGATGATAAAAAGACCCTTGCCTATATCAATAAAGCCAGATCGTTACAAGGATTAAAAAAATATCATGAGGCCATACAAACCTTAGACTTGGCTATTGAACAAGCGCCAGAGGATGATTCTCTTTACTATGAAAAGGCCATCATTTATAGTCTTATGCATCATTTTGACGATGCTATTAAGAGTTTAGCAATAAGCATAGAAATAAATCCAAATAACGCCAAATTTGCGAAATCTGATCCAGCCTTTTCTCAGTTAAGCCTACTAGAAGATTATCAAATACTTTTAGGCATAGAGGATAAGGGGTCAAGGGATGATGCTGTAGATAATAACAAACCGCAGGATGAGAGCCCATGA
- a CDS encoding tetratricopeptide repeat protein, with amino-acid sequence MKLYRHMIAICVLMMLTSCSAVKNFNEDSQQKKNATDTEQVAQLEENPLPKDTNYNDQEKATQYHLQGVTYLEKEDYENALEWFEKSFVEDPEYLLAHFHFAKTLGILMEEDYPTWFDRKQDIIEHLKKVVELNPDYVKHIEEDAHFDVIRKEYAYQLLTGLSINNSEDVNKILQRLDWYILGEGIVPVIGGITFHEDQTFTLWYYPTEFWKAYDDTLEKLQYHGHYEVNINNITLQLDEKMLKRSNREDIYNNDTLYEEGMILKGVLDQQGSLMFDILDYPFDSSYPEFSA; translated from the coding sequence ATGAAGTTATATCGACATATGATAGCTATATGTGTTCTAATGATGCTTACTTCTTGTAGTGCAGTTAAAAATTTTAATGAGGATAGTCAACAAAAAAAGAATGCTACAGACACCGAGCAAGTCGCCCAACTAGAAGAGAATCCTCTGCCGAAAGACACGAATTATAATGATCAGGAAAAAGCAACCCAATACCATTTACAAGGTGTGACGTATTTAGAGAAAGAGGACTATGAGAATGCTCTTGAGTGGTTTGAAAAATCTTTTGTCGAAGATCCAGAATACCTATTAGCCCATTTCCATTTTGCAAAGACCCTTGGTATCTTAATGGAAGAAGATTACCCAACATGGTTTGATAGAAAACAAGATATCATTGAACATCTGAAAAAAGTGGTTGAATTAAATCCTGACTATGTTAAACATATTGAAGAGGATGCACATTTTGATGTGATTCGAAAAGAATACGCCTATCAACTTCTAACTGGTCTATCCATAAATAATAGTGAAGATGTTAATAAGATACTTCAGCGTTTGGATTGGTATATACTTGGAGAAGGAATCGTACCTGTAATAGGTGGTATCACATTTCATGAAGACCAGACATTTACTTTATGGTATTATCCTACTGAATTCTGGAAGGCATACGATGATACCCTTGAAAAACTTCAGTACCATGGACACTATGAAGTGAATATAAACAACATTACACTCCAATTGGATGAGAAAATGTTAAAAAGGTCAAACCGAGAGGACATATATAACAATGATACACTTTATGAAGAAGGTATGATTTTGAAGGGTGTCTTAGATCAACAAGGAAGTCTAATGTTTGATATATTGGATTATCCGTTTGACTCATCTTATCCTGAATTTAGTGCATAA
- a CDS encoding TetR/AcrR family transcriptional regulator codes for MYHIKEDKRSKQSSQWIYEALTHLMTIQMYQDITITEIVKKAELGRATFYRHFDGKDDVLAYICDKTFKGLIAHLLDYQKQHDVQHNSDFMEPFLYFFDQHTVIVEQLIQANRQDMLSESLAKTLTLFLSKYKGLVTDWDKTWDYFVAIRCGITINILTTWVKNGKNIPPKELSTLLMQELKRPFTVNQFL; via the coding sequence ATGTATCATATCAAAGAAGATAAACGCTCTAAACAATCCAGTCAATGGATATATGAAGCACTAACACATCTCATGACAATACAGATGTATCAGGACATTACCATTACTGAGATTGTAAAAAAAGCTGAACTTGGACGGGCAACTTTCTATCGTCATTTTGATGGGAAAGATGATGTTCTGGCGTATATCTGTGACAAGACTTTCAAAGGATTAATAGCCCATCTATTGGACTACCAAAAACAGCATGATGTTCAACATAATTCTGACTTTATGGAACCTTTTTTGTATTTTTTTGATCAACATACGGTCATTGTTGAACAGCTTATTCAAGCCAACAGACAAGATATGCTTTCAGAATCCTTGGCAAAGACATTGACATTATTTTTATCGAAGTATAAAGGATTGGTTACAGATTGGGATAAAACTTGGGATTATTTCGTTGCTATCCGTTGTGGTATCACCATTAATATTCTCACGACATGGGTTAAGAATGGTAAGAATATACCACCAAAAGAGTTAAGCACACTATTAATGCAGGAGCTAAAAAGACCCTTTACTGTTAATCAATTTTTATAG
- a CDS encoding ABC transporter ATP-binding protein has protein sequence MSHQVVIKNAVKKYGDYKAVNNANLTIQEGELFTLLGPSGCGKTTLLRMIAGFNTIDEGHIAFGDKVINDIPAHKRNIGMVFQNYAIFPHMSVFNNVAYGLKARKVSKSETEKRVIEALQMVQMEEFKDRQPSQLSGGQQQRIALARAIVIHPDVLLMDEPLSNLDAKLRVQMRTIIRKLQKDLKITTIYVTHDQEEALAISDRIAVMKLGVIQQVGTPVEIYKDPKNIFVGDFIGTSNFLKGTVVKRDDEKTVIDVNGKTIDFNMKKACNGEVIITARPEEIILEDVKKGNIIGEVVIGTFLGDFINYEIKLDNEQVIEVNEYTKDVSRIRHTGDKVSVVLVPDKVHVYDGAGEEVLL, from the coding sequence ATGAGTCATCAAGTTGTTATTAAAAATGCGGTAAAAAAGTATGGTGACTATAAAGCGGTTAACAATGCTAATTTAACCATTCAAGAAGGTGAGCTCTTTACACTTCTTGGACCATCAGGATGTGGAAAAACCACATTACTACGTATGATTGCAGGATTCAACACCATTGATGAAGGCCACATAGCATTTGGAGATAAAGTAATCAATGATATACCAGCTCATAAACGTAATATTGGTATGGTATTCCAGAATTATGCCATATTCCCCCATATGTCTGTTTTTAATAATGTAGCCTATGGTTTAAAAGCTAGAAAAGTAAGTAAAAGTGAAACAGAAAAACGTGTGATAGAAGCTTTGCAAATGGTTCAGATGGAAGAGTTTAAAGACCGTCAGCCGTCACAGTTAAGTGGGGGTCAGCAGCAGAGAATAGCCCTTGCAAGAGCCATTGTTATCCACCCAGATGTATTATTGATGGACGAGCCTCTCAGTAACTTAGATGCAAAATTACGTGTGCAGATGCGGACCATCATCCGAAAATTACAGAAAGACCTTAAAATTACAACCATCTATGTCACACATGACCAAGAAGAAGCCCTTGCCATTTCTGATCGTATAGCTGTTATGAAATTAGGCGTTATTCAACAAGTCGGTACACCTGTAGAGATCTATAAAGACCCTAAGAATATTTTTGTAGGTGATTTTATTGGGACATCTAATTTTCTAAAAGGGACAGTTGTAAAAAGGGATGATGAAAAAACCGTGATTGATGTGAATGGTAAGACCATTGATTTCAACATGAAGAAAGCATGCAACGGTGAAGTGATTATCACCGCAAGACCAGAAGAGATTATTTTGGAGGATGTTAAGAAAGGTAATATCATAGGTGAAGTGGTCATAGGTACTTTCTTAGGTGACTTCATCAATTATGAAATTAAACTGGATAATGAGCAGGTCATTGAAGTGAATGAATATACCAAAGATGTGTCACGTATACGTCATACGGGTGATAAAGTAAGTGTTGTCCTCGTACCAGATAAAGTGCATGTATATGATGGAGCAGGTGAGGAGGTACTTCTATAA